The following are encoded in a window of Haloarcula halophila genomic DNA:
- a CDS encoding tyrosine-type recombinase/integrase yields MDSTDSTIRSYGNRLTPFVEWCEAEGITEVGDLSGWLLDEYRRSLTEDAPVTVKGKMMAVKQLVGYLERIEAVEDDLEDKVPIPSLSAEDERSEVKLAPDDAAKLIEYYRNSVAMRGTAQHAMLEVLWFTGCRMSGVMALDLDDYDEEKGTLRFVNRPQTGTRLKNGNDGERPVAVPPQVVEVLDEFIARERPDKRDDHGRRPLFSTRQGRASDTSVRSWCYLGTQPCLYTSCPHGRNREICKYRKRTHASQCPSSRSPHQIRTGSITWQLNCGMPIEDVAERVNSAPSTIRRHYDVATGEEKLEERRRNHIGNLSLSKDD; encoded by the coding sequence ATGGACTCGACCGACTCGACCATCCGCAGCTACGGGAACCGGCTCACCCCGTTCGTCGAGTGGTGCGAAGCTGAAGGGATCACCGAGGTCGGCGACCTCTCCGGCTGGCTCCTCGACGAGTACCGCCGGTCCCTTACTGAAGACGCTCCGGTCACGGTGAAGGGCAAGATGATGGCGGTGAAGCAGCTGGTCGGTTACCTCGAACGGATCGAGGCTGTCGAGGACGATCTCGAAGACAAGGTTCCGATTCCCTCGCTCTCAGCTGAGGACGAACGCAGTGAGGTGAAGCTCGCTCCCGACGACGCGGCGAAACTGATCGAGTACTATCGGAACTCGGTTGCCATGCGCGGGACGGCCCAGCACGCGATGCTCGAAGTGCTGTGGTTCACCGGCTGCCGGATGAGCGGTGTGATGGCGCTCGATCTCGACGACTACGACGAAGAGAAAGGAACTCTCCGATTCGTCAATCGCCCCCAGACTGGAACTCGTCTGAAGAACGGGAACGACGGCGAGCGGCCGGTCGCAGTTCCGCCCCAGGTCGTCGAGGTCTTGGACGAGTTCATCGCTCGGGAGCGTCCAGACAAGCGTGACGATCACGGCCGTCGCCCGCTGTTCTCGACGCGACAGGGACGCGCTTCTGATACGTCGGTTCGCTCCTGGTGCTACCTGGGAACCCAGCCATGTCTCTACACGTCCTGTCCCCACGGCCGCAACAGAGAGATCTGCAAGTACCGGAAGCGGACCCACGCGAGTCAGTGTCCTTCGTCCCGGTCACCACACCAGATCCGTACCGGCTCGATCACTTGGCAACTCAATTGCGGAATGCCGATCGAGGACGTGGCTGAGCGGGTCAACTCGGCCCCGTCGACGATCCGCCGGCACTACGATGTGGCGACCGGTGAGGAGAAGCTCGAAGAGCGCCGTCGCAACCACATTGGAAACCTCTCACTTTCCAAAGATGATTAA
- the malQ gene encoding 4-alpha-glucanotransferase, giving the protein MRFSRRSGVFLHLSSLPSPHGIGDLGAGARSFVDFLDRAGQSLWQICPVGPTAAIHGHSPYQTFSGFAGNPLLVDLEWLVDRGYLDSGTATPPSSVDDHEVNYEAVAQFKRDCLREAFETFQDAPEGSDSQSLAEFREREADWLADYALFRALKREFDGALWTEWPDDVTTREPETLATYREELADEIEFRAFCQWVFDEQWRDLRAYASDRGIDLVGDLPIYVALDSADVWASPEAFRLDDDHRPKDVAGVPPNAGDTGQRWGNPVYDWDHLAATGYEWWLGRLDRLFDMVDIARIDHFKGFDEFWAIPADSDDPADGRWLDGPGAAFFEAVRDRFGNLPFIAEDLGFVDHSSYDLRTQFDFPGMRVPQYADWCEEGNMYQPMHFPENSVGYTSTHDTDTIVGYYESLGERQRDCLHYNLGSDGEDVHWDIIEAVWNADSTIAMTTMQDLLGLGSEARFNTPGTADGNWAWRVTEAQLTDETADELQLITDATIR; this is encoded by the coding sequence ATGCGTTTTAGTCGCCGCAGCGGCGTGTTCCTGCACCTCAGTTCGCTCCCGAGCCCACACGGTATCGGCGATCTCGGCGCTGGTGCCCGTTCGTTCGTAGACTTTCTCGACCGGGCCGGGCAGTCGCTCTGGCAGATCTGTCCGGTCGGACCGACCGCCGCGATCCACGGCCACTCGCCGTACCAGACCTTCTCCGGGTTCGCCGGCAACCCGCTGCTCGTCGACCTGGAGTGGTTGGTCGACCGTGGCTACCTCGACAGCGGGACAGCGACCCCCCCATCGAGTGTCGACGACCACGAAGTGAACTACGAGGCCGTCGCCCAGTTCAAACGCGACTGCCTGCGGGAGGCCTTCGAGACGTTCCAGGACGCGCCCGAAGGGTCGGACAGTCAGTCCCTCGCCGAGTTCCGCGAGCGCGAGGCCGACTGGCTCGCCGACTACGCGTTGTTTCGCGCACTCAAACGGGAGTTCGACGGTGCTCTCTGGACGGAGTGGCCCGACGACGTGACGACCCGAGAGCCGGAGACCCTGGCGACCTACCGCGAGGAACTGGCCGACGAGATCGAGTTCCGCGCGTTCTGTCAGTGGGTATTCGACGAACAGTGGCGCGACCTGCGGGCCTACGCCAGCGATCGCGGGATCGATCTCGTGGGCGATCTCCCGATCTACGTCGCCCTGGACTCGGCGGACGTGTGGGCCTCGCCCGAGGCGTTCCGGCTCGACGACGACCACCGGCCGAAAGACGTTGCGGGAGTCCCGCCCAACGCCGGCGACACCGGCCAGCGCTGGGGCAATCCCGTCTACGACTGGGACCACCTGGCCGCGACTGGCTACGAGTGGTGGCTGGGCCGGCTCGACAGGCTGTTCGACATGGTCGACATCGCACGTATCGACCACTTCAAAGGGTTCGACGAGTTCTGGGCGATCCCGGCCGACAGCGACGACCCGGCCGACGGCCGCTGGCTCGACGGCCCGGGTGCCGCGTTCTTCGAGGCCGTCCGCGACCGGTTCGGAAACCTCCCGTTCATCGCCGAAGACCTGGGCTTCGTCGACCACAGCAGCTACGACCTCCGCACCCAGTTCGACTTCCCCGGGATGCGGGTCCCTCAGTACGCCGACTGGTGCGAGGAGGGGAACATGTACCAGCCGATGCATTTCCCCGAAAACAGCGTCGGCTACACGTCGACACACGACACCGATACGATCGTCGGCTATTACGAGTCCCTCGGCGAGCGCCAGCGCGACTGTCTCCACTACAATCTCGGCTCGGACGGCGAGGACGTCCACTGGGACATCATCGAGGCGGTCTGGAACGCGGACTCGACGATCGCGATGACGACGATGCAGGACCTCCTCGGGCTGGGGAGCGAGGCCCGGTTCAACACGCCGGGGACGGCCGACGGCAACTGGGCCTGGCGCGTGACCGAGGCACAGTTGACCGACGAGACTGCCGACGAGCTACAATTGATCACCGACGCGACGATTCGCTAG
- a CDS encoding sugar phosphate nucleotidyltransferase, producing the protein MDAIVLAGGYATRLWPITRNRPKMLLPVGDETIIDGILSDLEADDRVSDVYISTNEYFADEFRSHIEDSDFEKPQLSIEDTADEDSKFGVVGALAQLIEREGIDDDMLVVAGDNLMGFDIGEFASFFEEAGTPCLAAYDVGSKERATSYGVVELDGTQVVGFQEKPDNPKSTLCSIACYAFPSETLPLFDDYLAEDNNPDEPGWLMQWLAERDAVNAFTFDSYWYDVGEADAYIEAVQWALENESIVADTATVTNSKLGDNVHVMADATVTNAILEDCVVFPGATVEDAAVEWSLIDRESIVADVDLQGALVGEHSKVR; encoded by the coding sequence ATGGACGCAATAGTTCTAGCAGGTGGGTACGCGACTCGACTCTGGCCGATCACGCGGAACCGTCCGAAGATGCTACTTCCTGTCGGGGACGAGACCATTATCGACGGTATCCTCTCGGATCTCGAAGCCGACGACCGTGTCTCGGACGTGTACATATCTACGAACGAGTACTTCGCCGACGAGTTCCGGAGTCACATCGAGGACAGCGACTTCGAGAAGCCACAGCTCTCAATCGAGGACACGGCCGACGAGGATTCGAAGTTCGGCGTCGTCGGGGCGCTGGCTCAGCTTATCGAGCGTGAGGGCATCGACGACGACATGCTGGTCGTCGCCGGTGACAACCTCATGGGGTTCGATATCGGCGAGTTCGCCTCTTTCTTCGAGGAAGCCGGAACGCCGTGTCTCGCCGCCTACGACGTGGGTTCGAAGGAGCGAGCGACCTCCTACGGCGTGGTGGAACTCGACGGAACGCAGGTCGTCGGCTTCCAGGAGAAGCCGGACAACCCCAAGAGTACGCTCTGTTCGATCGCCTGCTATGCCTTCCCCAGTGAGACGCTCCCGCTGTTCGACGACTACCTCGCCGAGGACAACAACCCCGACGAACCGGGGTGGCTGATGCAGTGGCTCGCCGAGCGGGACGCGGTCAACGCGTTCACCTTCGACAGCTACTGGTACGACGTGGGCGAGGCCGACGCCTACATCGAGGCCGTCCAGTGGGCGCTGGAAAACGAATCGATCGTGGCCGACACGGCGACGGTCACCAACAGCAAACTCGGCGACAACGTCCACGTGATGGCCGACGCCACCGTCACCAACGCGATCCTCGAAGACTGTGTCGTGTTCCCGGGCGCCACTGTCGAGGACGCGGCCGTCGAGTGGTCGCTGATCGACCGGGAGTCGATCGTCGCGGACGTGGACCTCCAGGGCGCGCTCGTCGGCGAGCACTCGAAGGTCAGATAG
- a CDS encoding glycosyltransferase family 4 protein: MATQVLMLAWGFPPNVTGGLDTAVGELFERLTTRDDIDIELVLPAEYAPDGYDNIHGVPTGQGDIITRIGRLSGEFVDRAADADIVHTNDWFGYNPGSRAQSTHDVEWVTTFHSLSSDRNMEPPDREVQTEQRVVNRADHLVAVSEYTAGKVRREYGRESTVIYNGFSSVETTGRDLKSELGIDGEMLFFLGRHTDQKGISYLLYALSKLRRDDLTLVLGGSGHLTAQLERFTDLLGIDDQVEFVGYLPEEELGDYYASADLFVSPSLSEPFGITFTEALSVGTRVVASNAGAAEVLPDDCLIEVEPQSDSIADGIEYALTLETPIEYDVRTWDEVAEDHATLYKKIAGAGDTDPQDGEDDVEN; encoded by the coding sequence ATGGCTACACAGGTCCTGATGCTGGCGTGGGGATTCCCGCCGAACGTGACCGGAGGGCTGGACACGGCGGTCGGGGAGTTGTTCGAGCGACTCACCACCAGAGACGACATCGACATCGAACTCGTGTTGCCAGCGGAGTACGCCCCCGATGGGTACGACAACATCCACGGCGTCCCGACCGGACAGGGAGACATCATCACCCGGATCGGCCGGCTCTCGGGGGAGTTCGTCGACCGGGCGGCCGATGCGGATATCGTCCACACGAACGACTGGTTCGGCTACAATCCGGGATCGCGGGCACAGTCGACACACGACGTCGAGTGGGTGACGACGTTTCACTCACTGTCCTCGGACCGTAACATGGAACCCCCGGACCGGGAGGTCCAGACCGAACAGCGGGTCGTCAACCGCGCCGACCATCTCGTCGCCGTCAGCGAGTACACTGCGGGGAAGGTCCGGCGGGAGTACGGCCGCGAGTCCACGGTCATCTACAACGGGTTCTCGTCGGTGGAAACCACCGGCCGTGATCTCAAATCCGAACTGGGGATCGACGGCGAGATGCTCTTTTTCCTCGGCCGGCACACGGACCAGAAGGGGATCTCGTATCTCCTCTATGCCCTCTCGAAGCTCCGTCGCGACGACCTGACGCTCGTGTTAGGTGGGTCCGGTCACCTCACCGCACAGCTCGAACGGTTCACCGATCTGCTCGGGATCGACGACCAGGTCGAGTTCGTGGGCTACCTGCCCGAGGAGGAACTGGGCGACTACTACGCCAGTGCGGATCTGTTCGTCTCGCCGTCGCTCTCGGAGCCGTTCGGCATCACCTTTACCGAGGCGCTCTCCGTCGGGACGCGCGTCGTCGCGAGTAACGCCGGCGCGGCGGAAGTACTCCCGGACGACTGCCTCATCGAGGTCGAACCGCAGTCGGACTCGATCGCCGACGGGATCGAGTACGCACTGACGCTAGAGACGCCCATCGAGTACGACGTCAGGACCTGGGACGAAGTGGCCGAAGACCACGCGACGTTGTACAAGAAGATCGCCGGAGCTGGCGATACCGATCCACAGGACGGCGAAGACGACGTCGAGAACTGA
- a CDS encoding DUF7510 family protein, with protein sequence MSDPEADSGSQSIPISVEVDIDNGRTVITATGDRDAAVVVESRSGERIYLPPEDFERPPDSAGDGTPHSDSPYQSAESDSPYQSVDDSDSPYQSADGSDSPYQSGGEGPQRTGLSPTADGFRIVHPEPVTDLRILR encoded by the coding sequence ATGAGCGATCCAGAGGCCGACTCCGGAAGCCAGTCGATCCCGATCTCGGTCGAGGTAGATATCGACAACGGCCGGACAGTCATCACTGCGACAGGTGACCGGGACGCCGCTGTCGTCGTCGAATCCCGCTCGGGCGAGCGGATCTACCTCCCGCCCGAGGACTTCGAGCGGCCACCGGACTCGGCCGGCGACGGGACGCCCCACTCGGACAGTCCGTACCAGTCTGCGGAGTCGGACAGCCCGTACCAATCAGTCGACGACTCCGACAGCCCGTATCAGTCCGCCGACGGCTCCGACAGCCCCTATCAGTCGGGCGGTGAGGGACCCCAACGTACCGGACTGTCACCGACGGCCGACGGGTTCCGCATCGTCCATCCCGAACCGGTCACGGACCTCAGAATCCTTCGCTGA
- a CDS encoding glycoside hydrolase family 15 protein: MRLRTALNDYKRGGDAEASTGAFSGHGDRLVHVAPSGSVRDYSSAISGLYGIDRSRFGIETPRRTIWLDEVETVRQHYYRETTLIETEYDAGEFTVHQYDLTLGRAHLTHVELRGAVPPNASLLAFLTLAPEGRETQVGRLVHPEKGPDDGTVVEVFHHDEHDYVSATTGLASVRGQVPETFPELVADDPVGFPREKPRERYEDTHLSGDVVVQAPLEQEGRGLRTTIVTQLSDHGDIDRETAIRDLQSCTERFQSARDIKAAARDRTEITVPEDIARERVVQSDLRALDLLRAPSGGRIAAPEFDPFYRNSGGYGYTWFRDDARIAQSLLTATAELGLTVDDELVESAQLYCRTQLSDGTWPHRVWARDGSLAPGWAHAHVEGDDDSLEYQADQTATVAAFLAALLRERRDLLSPETASEIRETIEAAVGAMERHLDDGGLPGPCQNLWEDMVGQFTHTAATYLEAFATVAGAPVADDLRERARSGAAAVADGLDRLWEDATRTYALRLTDGGLDLRLDAATFALVDAFAAYTALDGVEMDAETAERLTDHVGACLDELYRNPAGEPVAGLIRYEGDTWRTDGQDGEKIWGLTTAMGAAAAARLGAVLEANGRDGTAFFERAAGLYGLLEHDGPLVTDLGYLPEQLYDDGRADSGTPLGFAHGYRLQATAILAAHDALPSAAPSPSGPPDRPRWTTGEKFGVGTVADHRTADPSRVWFTLTAGALTEVRFPRVDLMNLRTVDFIVSCRTDDYTVRTHVEGAGRADGSVERRVEPTAADALCFRHVVTETGDGQGHEWRLTVEYVADPDHDAVVADVEFEARDGNQYDLFAAADVALANSGTQDRGLRLGQPGRYHLAARDASAYTGSSTEPRLVDEDGEGYSVALAMVAADRFDWATVGTSGSRPISELFADGRRPEPRESISNESVVLVGQLGAGERLSETLALGFARQADTAAALGEAEGALATGYDAVRDGYVESWQSFLEDRPLPESVAGDPELAAQYRTALMTLLAVEDKTFLGGSIASPSVPWGEAVTAEEPKGYGYNFVWARDLYQVFTAFELVDDLDTAVTQLEYIYRYQQDENGFIPQNTYLNGNTRWGGEQMDNISLPQVMAARLLERGYGFADVGYDYEHVRRSADYVVRNGPATGQERWEEESGYSPSTIAAEIAGLACAAQIALETDRDADALVWLSLADRWANMVENWTATHTGTDRHTRTPYFVRITRDGNPETGFRRRLANGGPQLDERDIIDAGFLELVRLGVVPWDDETVRNSVAEVDDTIRVDLPAGAAFYRYNGDSYGERDRENSGAPWAIENSGKGRLWPLLTGERGEYELLADTDEDALEPTELLRTMQRFANSGRMIAEQVWDREYSTEYDWEYGEGTGSATPLAWAMAQFIRLAHGIDEGRPAETPAFVRERYSEAGRHDPDRSPGLRVDTSFEGNQVVVTVETTAAVVAIKTPTDTALVEPDDGAFEERLAIQYGENDILVAAAAERDIESAGTTVRRLTV; the protein is encoded by the coding sequence ATGCGGTTGCGAACGGCACTCAACGACTACAAGCGTGGGGGAGACGCCGAGGCGTCGACGGGTGCGTTCTCCGGACACGGGGACCGACTCGTCCACGTCGCGCCATCGGGGAGCGTCCGTGACTACTCCAGTGCGATCTCCGGGCTGTACGGGATCGATCGCTCGCGGTTCGGCATCGAGACGCCGCGCCGGACGATCTGGCTGGACGAGGTAGAGACGGTCAGACAACACTACTACCGGGAGACGACGTTGATCGAGACGGAGTACGACGCCGGGGAGTTCACCGTCCACCAGTACGACCTGACGCTGGGCCGTGCCCATCTCACGCACGTGGAACTCCGTGGAGCAGTCCCACCGAACGCGTCGTTGCTCGCCTTTCTCACGTTGGCACCAGAGGGGCGAGAGACACAGGTCGGTCGGCTCGTCCACCCCGAGAAAGGCCCCGACGACGGGACCGTCGTCGAGGTGTTTCACCACGACGAACACGACTACGTCTCGGCCACGACAGGGCTGGCCAGCGTTCGCGGGCAAGTTCCCGAGACGTTCCCCGAACTGGTAGCCGACGACCCGGTCGGGTTTCCCCGGGAGAAGCCACGCGAGCGATACGAGGATACACATCTGAGTGGCGACGTGGTCGTCCAGGCACCGCTCGAACAGGAGGGGCGGGGGCTCCGAACCACGATCGTGACACAGCTCTCGGACCACGGGGATATCGACCGCGAGACGGCGATCCGCGATCTCCAGTCGTGTACGGAGCGGTTCCAGAGCGCCCGGGACATCAAAGCGGCCGCGCGGGACCGGACGGAGATCACTGTCCCGGAGGACATCGCCCGCGAACGCGTCGTCCAGAGCGATCTCAGGGCACTCGATCTCTTGCGAGCGCCCAGTGGCGGCCGGATCGCAGCACCGGAGTTCGATCCGTTCTACCGCAACTCGGGCGGATACGGCTACACGTGGTTCCGAGACGACGCACGTATCGCTCAGTCGCTGCTGACTGCGACCGCCGAGTTGGGGTTGACTGTCGACGACGAACTCGTCGAGAGCGCGCAGTTGTACTGTCGAACACAGTTGTCCGACGGCACCTGGCCCCACCGTGTCTGGGCGCGCGACGGATCGCTAGCACCCGGCTGGGCGCACGCACACGTCGAGGGCGACGACGACTCCCTGGAGTACCAGGCCGACCAGACGGCGACGGTAGCCGCGTTCCTGGCGGCGCTACTCCGGGAACGGCGGGACCTGCTCTCCCCCGAGACCGCCAGCGAGATCCGGGAGACCATCGAAGCAGCGGTGGGGGCGATGGAGCGGCATCTCGACGACGGCGGCCTCCCCGGTCCGTGTCAGAATCTCTGGGAGGACATGGTCGGCCAGTTCACCCACACGGCGGCGACGTACCTCGAAGCGTTCGCGACTGTCGCGGGCGCACCGGTCGCCGACGACCTCCGCGAGCGAGCGCGCAGTGGCGCAGCGGCAGTCGCGGACGGACTCGATCGACTCTGGGAGGACGCGACCCGGACGTACGCGCTTCGGCTGACCGACGGGGGACTGGACCTGCGGCTCGACGCCGCGACGTTCGCGCTCGTCGATGCGTTCGCCGCGTACACGGCGCTCGACGGTGTCGAGATGGACGCCGAGACGGCCGAGCGGCTCACCGACCACGTCGGCGCGTGTCTCGACGAACTCTACCGGAACCCGGCCGGCGAGCCGGTAGCCGGGTTGATCCGGTACGAGGGGGACACCTGGCGGACCGACGGCCAGGACGGCGAGAAGATCTGGGGGTTGACGACGGCGATGGGCGCCGCCGCGGCCGCGCGACTCGGTGCGGTGCTGGAAGCGAACGGTCGCGACGGGACGGCGTTCTTCGAGCGTGCCGCCGGACTCTACGGACTGCTCGAACACGACGGGCCGCTGGTGACGGATCTGGGATACCTGCCCGAACAGCTCTACGACGACGGGCGGGCCGACAGCGGGACGCCGCTGGGGTTCGCACACGGCTATCGGTTGCAGGCGACTGCGATCCTCGCGGCCCACGATGCGCTGCCCAGCGCCGCGCCCTCGCCCTCCGGGCCGCCGGACAGACCCCGCTGGACGACCGGCGAGAAATTCGGGGTCGGAACCGTCGCCGACCACCGGACTGCGGACCCCTCTCGGGTCTGGTTCACGCTCACTGCCGGTGCGCTGACGGAAGTCCGGTTCCCGCGGGTGGACCTGATGAACCTCCGGACAGTTGATTTCATCGTCTCCTGTCGGACGGACGACTACACGGTCAGGACCCACGTCGAGGGGGCCGGCCGGGCCGACGGGTCCGTCGAGCGGCGGGTCGAGCCGACGGCGGCGGACGCGCTCTGTTTCCGCCACGTCGTCACCGAAACCGGCGACGGACAGGGCCACGAGTGGCGGCTCACGGTCGAATACGTCGCCGATCCCGACCACGACGCGGTCGTCGCCGACGTCGAGTTCGAGGCACGGGACGGGAACCAGTACGACCTGTTCGCGGCAGCCGACGTGGCACTGGCAAACAGCGGGACGCAGGACCGCGGCCTCCGACTGGGCCAGCCCGGTCGGTACCACCTCGCAGCGAGGGACGCGAGCGCCTACACCGGGTCCTCAACCGAGCCACGGTTGGTCGACGAGGACGGGGAGGGATACTCGGTCGCCCTCGCGATGGTCGCGGCCGACCGCTTCGACTGGGCGACCGTCGGCACCAGCGGGAGCCGACCGATCAGCGAACTGTTCGCGGACGGCAGACGGCCCGAGCCCAGAGAGTCGATATCGAACGAGAGCGTCGTCCTCGTCGGGCAACTGGGAGCCGGCGAGCGCCTCTCGGAGACGCTGGCGCTTGGCTTCGCCCGACAGGCCGACACTGCCGCGGCATTGGGGGAGGCCGAAGGCGCACTGGCGACCGGGTACGACGCTGTCAGGGACGGGTACGTGGAGTCCTGGCAGTCGTTCCTCGAAGACCGTCCGCTTCCGGAGTCGGTGGCCGGCGACCCCGAACTGGCGGCCCAGTACCGGACCGCACTGATGACGCTGCTCGCCGTCGAGGACAAGACGTTCCTGGGTGGCTCGATCGCGTCGCCGTCGGTCCCGTGGGGCGAGGCCGTCACGGCCGAGGAGCCCAAGGGGTACGGCTACAACTTCGTCTGGGCGCGGGACCTCTATCAGGTGTTTACCGCGTTCGAACTCGTCGACGACCTGGACACCGCCGTCACCCAACTGGAGTACATCTATCGGTACCAGCAGGACGAGAACGGCTTCATCCCGCAGAACACGTACCTCAACGGGAACACCCGCTGGGGCGGCGAACAGATGGACAACATCTCGCTCCCGCAGGTGATGGCGGCCCGTCTGCTGGAACGGGGATACGGGTTCGCGGACGTCGGGTACGACTACGAGCACGTCCGCCGGTCGGCCGACTACGTGGTCCGCAACGGCCCCGCGACGGGCCAGGAGCGCTGGGAAGAGGAGTCGGGCTACTCGCCGTCGACCATCGCCGCCGAGATCGCCGGGCTAGCCTGCGCAGCACAGATCGCTCTGGAAACAGACCGGGACGCCGACGCGCTGGTGTGGCTCTCGCTTGCGGACCGCTGGGCAAACATGGTCGAGAACTGGACGGCGACACACACCGGAACGGACAGGCATACCCGAACGCCGTATTTCGTCCGGATCACCCGTGACGGCAACCCGGAGACGGGCTTCCGACGGCGGCTGGCCAACGGCGGCCCACAACTGGACGAACGGGATATCATCGACGCCGGGTTCCTCGAACTGGTGCGATTGGGGGTCGTCCCGTGGGACGACGAGACGGTCCGGAACTCGGTCGCCGAGGTCGACGACACGATCCGCGTCGATCTCCCCGCCGGGGCGGCCTTCTACCGGTACAACGGCGACAGCTACGGCGAACGCGACCGCGAGAACAGCGGCGCACCGTGGGCCATCGAGAACAGCGGGAAGGGCCGGCTCTGGCCGTTGTTGACCGGCGAGCGCGGCGAGTACGAGTTGCTGGCCGACACCGACGAGGACGCCCTGGAACCGACCGAACTCCTCCGGACGATGCAGCGGTTCGCGAACTCCGGACGGATGATCGCGGAACAGGTCTGGGACAGGGAGTACAGCACGGAGTACGACTGGGAGTACGGCGAAGGGACGGGATCGGCAACGCCGCTCGCCTGGGCGATGGCACAGTTCATCAGGCTCGCCCACGGGATCGACGAGGGACGACCTGCGGAAACACCGGCGTTCGTCCGTGAGCGCTACAGCGAGGCTGGACGCCACGATCCGGACCGAAGCCCGGGGCTCCGGGTCGATACCAGTTTCGAGGGGAACCAGGTCGTCGTCACCGTCGAGACCACTGCTGCGGTCGTCGCGATCAAGACGCCGACAGACACCGCGCTGGTCGAACCCGACGACGGGGCGTTCGAGGAGCGGTTGGCGATCCAGTACGGAGAGAACGATATCCTGGTGGCCGCTGCGGCCGAGCGCGACATCGAGTCCGCTGGAACGACCGTCAGGCGGCTCACAGTGTGA
- the dinB gene encoding DNA polymerase IV, whose protein sequence is MDGQRLPGTSRRERVVAHVDMDCFYAACERRREPALRGEPLVVGMGYEPDESHGAVATASYEAREYGVESAMPISEALDLLPRNVEAADDPELDVSDAGFYRPVDLDYYERVAGEVKTILQETAETVREVSIDEAYLDVTDVVEWDGAREWAATLKDRIEASVGVVASVGLAPTMSAAKVASDYDKPDGLVVVEPGEIREFFAPLPVEEVHGVGPVTARELASMRIETAGELADADPELLAGAFGERGREIRRFARGEDDRDVTPKGDPKSLSRESAFTEATDDGETVRRRVRTLAEAVADRAQRQEARYQTIGIKVVTPPFERNTRARSLPGPVEDPELVESVALDLLEEFAETEIRKVGVRVSNLDFSAGQQASLDGFESAGEESAEPTDSPGTDGQTHLGTFDGSTAADGPTRLDTMNGQTTLDEFR, encoded by the coding sequence ATGGACGGGCAGCGACTGCCCGGGACGAGCCGACGCGAGCGGGTCGTCGCCCACGTCGACATGGACTGTTTCTATGCGGCCTGCGAGCGGCGGCGCGAACCGGCGCTCCGCGGCGAGCCACTGGTCGTCGGGATGGGCTACGAACCCGACGAGTCACACGGTGCAGTGGCGACGGCCAGCTACGAGGCCCGGGAGTACGGCGTCGAGTCGGCCATGCCCATCTCCGAGGCGCTGGACCTGCTCCCCCGGAACGTCGAGGCCGCGGACGACCCCGAGTTGGACGTCTCCGACGCCGGCTTCTACCGCCCGGTCGACCTGGACTACTACGAGCGCGTCGCCGGGGAGGTGAAGACGATCCTCCAGGAGACCGCCGAGACCGTCCGTGAAGTGAGCATCGACGAAGCCTACCTTGACGTCACCGACGTGGTCGAGTGGGACGGCGCACGGGAGTGGGCGGCCACGCTCAAAGACCGGATCGAGGCGTCGGTCGGGGTGGTCGCAAGCGTCGGGCTGGCACCGACGATGAGCGCGGCGAAAGTCGCCAGCGACTACGACAAACCGGACGGGCTGGTCGTCGTCGAACCCGGCGAAATCCGGGAGTTTTTCGCGCCGCTGCCCGTCGAAGAGGTCCACGGCGTCGGTCCGGTGACTGCCAGGGAACTCGCGAGTATGCGGATCGAGACAGCGGGCGAGTTGGCCGACGCCGATCCGGAACTGCTCGCGGGCGCGTTCGGCGAGCGCGGCCGGGAGATCCGCCGGTTCGCCCGCGGCGAGGACGACCGCGACGTGACCCCGAAAGGGGACCCAAAGAGTCTCTCGCGGGAGTCCGCGTTCACCGAGGCGACGGACGACGGCGAGACGGTTCGACGCCGCGTCCGGACGCTCGCCGAGGCCGTCGCGGACCGCGCACAGCGCCAGGAAGCCAGATATCAGACGATCGGGATCAAGGTCGTCACCCCGCCGTTCGAGCGCAACACGCGCGCCCGTTCGTTACCCGGACCCGTCGAAGACCCGGAACTCGTCGAATCGGTCGCGCTGGATCTCCTCGAAGAGTTCGCCGAGACCGAGATCCGAAAGGTCGGCGTTCGGGTCTCCAACCTGGACTTCTCTGCCGGCCAGCAGGCCAGTCTCGACGGGTTCGAGTCCGCCGGCGAGGAGAGCGCGGAACCGACCGATAGTCCGGGGACGGATGGACAGACACATCTCGGTACGTTCGACGGATCGACTGCGGCCGATGGCCCGACCCGACTCGATACGATGAACGGCCAGACCACGCTCGACGAGTTCCGCTGA